CCACGGCCAGCGTGAGCGGCCGGCAGTTTGTGGAGAAATGGTACCCAGTGAGCAcccccacagccagcaaaggcaAGGCAGGGGGGCCCTCCATCCGCATCAAATCCCGCTACCAGACCATCACCATCCTGCCCATGGAGCAGTACAAGGAATTTGGGGAGTACGTTACCAGCAACTACGCCCTGCTGTGCTCCGTGCTGGAACCCGTCATCAGTGTCAAGAACAAGGAGGAGATGGCTTCTGCCTTGGTGCACATCCTtcagagcactgggagggcCAAGGTAAGCacaggtggctcctgtgtgctggagTGACTCTGGCTACTCATAAGGGATTCCTGGTGCAAACTGGGGAGCAGCAGATGTTTGTtaccacatttctcttcacagagaaaagcaaggcacaattcttcccaaggaTCTCTAAGATTCACggtctctgaacctcagagaaagggaaaacacaaTTCAAATCACTTGTTGTGCCTGTGTTGTGCTAAAATAGAACGCAATATGGAGATTGCTTATCCAAAGTGAggatgttttgtttccttggcctgtcagggccaagtgtgtgtgtctgtgttggGACTGTTGGGACAGTCACAAGATTCagtgcagtgtgtgcagagtGTGCAGAGTGAGTGCTTGGTGGATTCAGTTTAGATGAAATGTatataaagtaattaattagccttctaatatccatggagtcctcctcatcattctcTGCCCTTCATCAAAGTCACCTTTGATTTACAATGGATGTTGTGTATGAAGTGTAAGCAGGAAGGCTCTGTAACTTGGTGTTATTCTGAAAATCAGCACCTACCTTTGAGTGTCCCATTGCATTTCTAAAATCAGGATGTAGATTAAGAGAGGAGTGAACAGGAGGTTGATAAACTGGAGAAGTGCTTCTATAAATAAGCCTGGGCTACAATGCGCAGTGGGTGCTGGTGCTGAGTCAGTGCTGAGTCAGCGGATCAATGCACATCGATCTGGTCAGTGTTTGAGCAGCCATTTGGGGGATCTGTACCAACTTAGTGGTGATCCCACCTGCCCCAAGGATGCTCTTAGGACCTCTGGGTGCACACTGGTTCCTTCAGATGGGTTGTGGGAGAGTGTCCTGCAGGTCATGGGAAGTTCTGGAAGCATTGGCCTGCATTGAtttctctggctgctgctgctgtgtgagtgGTGCCACACTGGAGGCACCTTCTGCCAGTGAATCCAGCTAGAGCAAACAAAGCACAAATCAGAGGGATAGACATGGCTGTAAAACAACACCCAAGGGACAGCCTCACCCAGCTATTCCAGAAAAGGTGCTTTTCTGCTTAGCCCTTGAAAACTGGTGTTCTGTGACAGTGTGTGTGACAGGAGCATGTTCCTTAAGTGATCTAATGAGAGAAGCTGGTAGCTAAGATTGTGTTGAAACCCTGCTGGAAAACAGGCTCTGGActgctgcagtgcctgctgcaACAAGTTGATAAATTAGTGTTATAACTTTGCATTCCTGGTGTGTGAAGTTCTGAACCTCTATTTATGGCAGGCACAGGTGGCTCAGGCTGCCATAAAGCTCCTTAGAGGGTGTTTCCAGCTCGTACTTCTGCTGATGGGGATGCAGCTGGATGTTCCCAGTTTGTGCCAGGTGAAAGGAATTCTTTTGGATTTTGTTGAAAAGAAACAACAATAATGGACTGAAACCCAAGAGTACTAAATGCTGTTTACTTACATAAAGTTACCACTTGAGGAAATAAGTATTACTGTAGAATTAGACCCTATATCAAGAGATTATTCTCTATATCAAGGCTTGCTGACAGTTCCTGCCTGGACAATCTAAAACAGTTCAAGTTAAGCCATGTAGATAACCAGCAATTTGAATgttaacttttatttttccaaatccTAAAGCAGTCTTGGTTTGCAAATTTAATTTGTTAAGCCATTTTTCTTATTCAAATATCATCAAGCTGTAATAACTTGTGTGTCACTTctaatttggatttttaaatCCATGTTTCTATGGAATGTTGCTTATAAAGATAAGGATAAATATAATAGCAGAGTTTCTTTCAGCAGACAAAGCCTCTGATAAACAAGCTGCTGAGAGGTTCTGTTCTGGAGCTGGACTGAAACACAAGCTTGGCTGTAAAGGTTTTTTGTAGAGACTTTTGCTTCATCCTTTATAATTTGTGATCTATATCATTCTACAAATATAATAAACCCAAGAGGAGACCTGGCTATTTCCTCAGTCCTTACTTCATGTAGCAGCTGCACCCCTTGTCTCAGGCTGAGAAATCATTTATTATGCTGAAATATCCTTCcttcttggcttctgcagttaGCCTGGCACAACTGAGCTGGTTCAAATCACCTTTGCCCTTTGACCTTTTCCCCTCAGGACTTCTTGACAGACTTGGTGATGGCTGAGGTAGATCGTTGTGCAGAACATGATGTCTTGATCTTCAGGGAGAACACGCTTGCTACCAAAGCTATTGAGGAATACCTCAAGCTGGTAGGACAGAAGTACCTCCAGGATGCTCTGGGTAAGAAACCCCCTGTTTGCACAGCAAGGGCTgaccctgagctgtggctgcagctgggaatgTGGGGTGGGAAGGAACAGCCTCAGCCTGAGTGTCCCATACACAGACAGCACACTGTCCTGCTCTCCGTGCCCTTCCTCCACGTGGAGAAGGTGCTCCTTGGTGCCTGCAGGAGAAGCACCCATGCAAGGCAAGATTTGATGAAGCTGAGTCCCTCTTCAAGTTTGCATTGCCATGTTCTGTTTTTCTGGGTAACTTTGTTTTGTGTCTCTAGCATGATAAAGAGGTTTAACACTGCAATTCCTTTGTGAACAATGGTGCTTGTTCCATCTGACATAGGCTTGAAAGAGGGGTTTTGGCACATAGTCCTTGGAGAGACAAGGCCAGGGAGTGAGGCTGCAAGGCTGCTGAGCATCCCAGGACAGGAGATCAAGATGCATCCTGTCTGGGAAGCCTCTTGCCTGTGTTTATCCCTGCTCTTTATTCACTGATCATTAAAACTCTCTGGCCATCCTGGGATCTCCTACTCCATTCTCCCCACTGGGATCTTCATGCCCATTGCTACATACCAGGGTGGACTCTGATAATTTTGTTATTGTCCCCCCTCCACCAAGAGGTTCTGCTCTAGTCATAACTCAGTTCCTGGGGAATTCCTGGCCACCCAAAGTCAGCAGCGAAGGGCACCAAACCCAGGCTGGCTGCCTCACACAGCCTCACCACAGTCGGGTTTCAGCAGCTCCACACAAATCTTCCTTCTCCACAGTTGCACAATGAGCCACCCACCCCCTGTTGTTTCTGGGATGAAGAAAGCTTTGGAAATTGATACAAGAGAAACAAGATCAGTCCAAAGCCAAGTCCCACACCACATCCTTTctcaaaaaggggaaaaaaaagccaagctgCTTGCTTTCCCAGCAGTGTCGCTTGTCCTCAGCAATCCCAGACTCTGGCAAGGCATCAAGGAGATAGCTGGCTAAATTAGTGCTCCAAGGGTCACTGCAGTCACTGGGATTACATCCAGTTTGGCCATTTCTGGAGTGTAATGAGCCTGCTGTGGTAGTCTTATTCTCCTGGGTGGGACACTGAGTGTAAGTCTCAGTTGTGGGCTCTCACCTGGTACAGAGAAACGAGCAGCCTGGTGCTTTGTGCTGTGCTTCCCAGCAGGCTGAACATCAGCTGGGGGACCACTCCATTACAGCTGGCTGCAAGCTCCTTAATGTGCAGTAATTGCATAAAATATTCTAACATTAATGACTGCTAATACATCATTTAGCACTGAGTGATAAGATGGTAAATCACAGGCAGGAGAGATGGAAAATGCCCCCAAGGCTGTCCAGCTTGTCTGCAGCTCAGGGCAACTTCACTCATGACAATATCCCCATCTAATTCTTTGTCAGGTTTTAAATGTCATTTTACTCAGCTGCCCTGTTATTTGAAAGGATTAATGCCACTGTCGTTGGTGTTAGCAATGTAACATGTCTGGAAGGAAATCTTATATCTGATAATAGCAGGGTCCTTTGGGCCACAAAGAGTGAGTTTCAAATATATTTAaggattaaaaaatattatccaGTAAACAAGAGTTAAAACAGAATTGACTCAACAAAAGTGATGCCAGCAGTTTTGCAAGTAagcaaaaattaagaaaatgtgGTGCCTGCTTGGCTTGCAACAACACCAAGCTAAGATTTGAGAAGAGGCTGAGAGGTGTTTAAGGGGTTTTAGGAAAGCAAAGGCTAAAATCAAACCCCTTTTCCACAAATAAGCCTTGTGTTAGCTCAGAGCCAGTGAGATATCTGAGGAGATGAACTTGAAAGACATTGAATCATTAAACCAGTGAATAAAGGGTTTTTCCTAGTGAACACCCAACAGCTTAAAAATCACTTGGAATGCCTGCATACAGAGGAGGGAAACCACTGAGTAGCTCATTCCAGTCTGTCAGACAAAGGCAGCTTCATGTGGTTTGTATGTGAGCAGTTGCTGTTGTGATGCTGAAAGGGAAGGGTGACAGAAATGCCAAGGAGCTTGAAAGATGCAGGCCATAAAAACACTGTAAGGTGTTGATATAAGAGGTTGACAAATTAGCAGCATCTAGCTAGGGCTTGGGTATTACTCTTATTCAAGAGCAAGGtgacactttttaaaattaaaaaaaagggcAGATTTAgcaataatataaataaatatcatTGCCAGAGCATTTTCTGGGGAAATTATGAAGACATATAGCACACAGCTTCATTGCTAGGACTGTGGATAATTTCATAGTTGATAACGCTGTTTGAATACCAAGTGAAATCCTCCTCTCTAGCCCATAAGGGAAGTGCCTGCAGGGTTGCTAAGCACAGCCATCCTGTTTTTGCTCCTGTGCTTGGGGACACAAgggcacagaggctgcagcatcagagcccaggctgtgctgtgttggggaagggctgggaagagTTGTGTCCCCAACAGCTGGTGTCTGGAGGCTGAGCTGCAGAcacccagagcaggacaggcagTTGCCAGGGAAAGACATAAGCAGGATTTAAAGGTGTGTCAAGTAGGCTTTTCTTGTAACTACCCTGgttccttctcttccctttttccagggGAGTTTATCAAGGCTGTGTATGAGTCAGATGAAAACTGTGAAGCAGATCCCAGCAGGTGCTCACAGAGTGAATTAGCAGATCATCAGTGCAACCTGAAAATGTGTTGTGAGCTGGTCTTCTGCAAGATTATCAATTCTTACTGGTAAggcaccttccttccctccctttgTCCCTGTTTGCTCAGGGGTGCCTGTTCCTCCTCTGAGGgtgagggagcagcagtgggacagggaagGGGCACAGCCCCTTCCATCCTCCTTTGTGCCCTCGCCTCACTGCCTTCCTGCCTGTAACTCCAGATCGCAGGTGAAACCTGTGCCCAGAGTGAGGGGTCCTAACCCACAAACCAcacctccccaaatccctgccaaGGGAGCACATACTGAGTGGGACTGGATAAGGAGGGAATAAAAGAAGAAGATAATAGCTTAGCTTGGACTTGCCATAAAAAGCTGACGTGTACAGAAGACTTTTAGACCCTTCAGATGTGTGGAATTGAACACAGATCACAGAGAGGAAGCCCTGGCAGGGAGATTTCTATTAATCTCTGTTTCTGAGtagcagtggaagaagaggggcCTTTGCTTTGGCATGAAGCAAAGGCATAATATTGAGAGCCTAACAAGCAAGGTAAAACTGTCAGATATGGAGATGAGCTCAGTTTGGCTCGTTTGTTTTCAGTATTCTAATACCCTGTTTGCTCCAGGGTAGCAATGGATAAGTAGTTCTAGCTTGCAAATCAGCCTGTCTGGAAATGGCTTCACTTAACACAGATGAACAAGGGGTGCTTTAAAGACTACTTAAGTGCCACCAGATTAAATGGGGATCTATGAATAGAGGCTTAATGACATTACCTAGCctagagagaaagagaaaaaaaggggaggTAAAAAAGAGCTGATGTTTTCGAGTGACTGATCACCAGTTCAACTTCTTGCATCTCGTTGCCAGTgcaatttaatttctcttttttttggttttctttttctttccagcgTGTTCCCTCGTGAGCTGAAGGAGGTGTTTGCCTCCTGGAAGCAGCAGTGCCTGAACAGGGGCAAGCAGGACATCAGCGAGCGCCTGATCAGCGCCTCGCTGTTCCTGCGCTTCCTGTGCCCTGCCATCATGTCCCCCAGCCTCTTCAACCTGATGCAGGAGTACCCTGACGACCAAACCTCCCGCACGCTCACCCTCATCGCCAAGGTCATCCAGAACCTCGCCAACTTCGCCAAGTaggtgctgccagggcagccaaAACCTGCAGCGTGCCCcactcctggctgtgcccacaggcagCTGCTTCTGTGGCAGACTGAAGCCAGATTTAGCACAGGGGGAATCTTCTCACTTGGATGTGAGCGCTTGAGACACCTCAGATAAATTCTCCTTATGTGCAGACTGGAGTGTGTTGGATTCTGTGGAGGGGACACGGCATAAAACCAAGAGGAGTCATGCACTAccatattttctgtgctgtttcaAAGGGAAAGAAGATCCTTGCTGTTTCAAGAATCATGATTTTCATGTTTTCTCCCTCTAGAATTCTCAGCTGAATGATACAAAGGGCATGGCACATCTCCTACatgggaagagagaaagagtatgtgtgggagggagcagggagaggtgtGATTTGTAATATTAACAGTGAGGTAGTAGTATTTAAGTAAGTACAACAAAGCAGTGAATCTCTTAAATTGTCCATCTGGTTTTCTTCCCTCCAAGACATCAAAATCTTCAGAttatgagtttttttttttttttggaagatgCTCCAAATCTTCAGGAAGGCAGGTCTAAAGTAAAGTATTTAAGTAATTGTCTGTAAGCACTTTTACTCTGAATATTGTGTGGAGGTTATTGACTGGGTTTCCCCCCACCTCCCTTTCCTGCAGGTTTGGTATTAAGGAAGAGTACATGGCCTTCATGAATGAGTTTTTGGAACATGAGTGgggaggaatgcagcgttttcTGAGGGAGCTCTCTAACCCAGATACCATCTCCAACATGCCTGGATACGACGGCTACATCGACCTGGGCAAGGAGCTCTCGGTGCTGCATTCCCTCCTCTGGGAGGTTGTGTCCCAGCTTGATAAGGTAAAGCTGTTTGGAGGCCCTGGAAGGAGAATACAGGGATGGTTCTATGGCAACAGCAAACACTGGGGAGTTCCAGGGGAAGGCAGGAGTGGAATGTGTGGAGGGGAATGTGTGATGGTGCTGTTTCACAGCTGCTCCATCTGTGGTTTCagatcaggccctgcagcagggtgtgCGAGGTGGTTGggcttcagcagcactgcaggcactTTTAGGAAGGTTAGGTGCCGAGGGCATTGCTTGGAAGTGGACCTGaaatccctgggcagcccatccTGTCTCGTAAGTGAGGCATTTGGAGAGGAAAAGGCCAGGTTGCTGTGCCTTGTGGTGCTGAGGGAGGTGCTTTGCTGCACAGCAGGCCCTCCCCTGTTCTGATGGAGGAATGAGTTGGCCCTGTGGAGCTGTTCTCATCAAGAGCCTGATCCAAAGCCTGCTGAGATGCTCTCATTTCCGTAGCCTTTGGTTTTGGCACTCAAGGAATGCCATGTCAGAGGCTGGATCTGCTCCGAGTGCCGTCCTGCAGCAGAGCAAGATGCtttctgctgtgccctgggctggctcctgtgcAGGGTCCAGGTTCTGTCCTCCTGATCCCAGCAGACACCACCAGCAATGAGTACTGCTTCCTTTTAGCTGTAGAAGCAGGAAAGGCAGAACTTTGATCTTCCTTGGCTATGTGGGTTTGCAGGAACCAAGATCATTAAAATGTTGGTAGCAAATGTAGTTGATAAGGCCCAGAAAAGCTGAActgagtatttttatttttttaagtgcttGGAACTGTTCCATGCTTCAATTTTTAGAGATGCATCATTTTGTCCATCTTCCATGTAtattattctttcttttgaaaCTGGAGAAGTAAGGTGAATAGCAATGCACTCAATTTTTATTGCATTAGGGTTTGCCAAAGTAGTTACTGGTTGTGTATCTATTTTTTCACTGTACattacttaaaagaaaaaacaaaaatctgagCTTGTTGTGTCTGTCAGAGTAAATTGAAATGCCCTTGCCTCAAAAAGACAGTCTGTATATTAATCTTAGTTTGATAATAAGTTATGATGCTGGTTTTCAATTTACCTCATCCATGTAGACAGTGTAGATTCCAAATGTATGGATCTGCATGGCCCTTTCTGTAGGTTAGATGTATGGATCTATCCTAGCAGGCCCCTGGGAGCTGGTACAGTGGTTTCCTAAAAAAAGAATTAAGGGGTAAAGTTACATGCATTATGGCTTTACTGTAGGGAATGACTGGTAAATAAGGAGAGGAGCCACCTAGGAGATTTTAATAGCCACAGTGCTGTATGAAAGTGTCTGTAAAAAGACCTTTCTCTGGAGCCAAACTGGCTGAATACCTGcttttggggaaaacaagggtATCTTTGAGAAGAACATTGGTTTTGTagcagaattttaattttttaataaatctgcAGCTCCTTCACCTTTTTCCTGCAGTCCCAGGAGCCTGGAGATGCCCTGTAGCTGATCTCCCAGCAGTGGCCCAAAGGGGTGAgcagccagggcctgcaggagcagccttcCTTGCTGAAGGCCAGCTGCTCTTAccctcagcctggccagcaCTGAGCTAACCTGTAATTGGAGCTACACATTTCACCCCGTGCTGATGGGGTGATATTGGAATGAGGATCACTGATGCTCTCATGCAGTTATTTTTCAAGTTTGGGTAGGGAAGAATGGTTTAATTAATTGTTGATAACGGTGCAAAAGGAGATGGCATCCATGCAGGATACCAAAACTGAAAGGCTTATGAAATGAAAACCTTCCCTTTCCCCATCACCCTCAATCCTCTCATGATCTCCCTCATCTGTTGGCATGCATTTCCTTTACCACATGACCCCCTTTGCCTGGAAAGTTCCCCCACCAGCTGAATCTGTAGCCTTTGAATGCCCTTCAATGAGCAGATGCCGTAGTTTTCACTTTGACCTCACCCACCCGGGACCCAGTGTGCTTTGCATGATAGTTTTGCATTGGAATGGCAGTAGTTTTGTTTTATTGagcatgatttttattttttgggggtcAATCctaatttcttttctatttccttttctttcctcaatGTCTGCTGCACCCCGTTTCGTCTCCTCCATCCATCTGGTCGCCGTCGTTGCGCTGCTCCATAACACTGCATTCCGATCCTGGCACACCCGCACACAACCACCCACCCTCCTTCCTTCCACTCCATCCCTCTGTGCATCGGTACCAAAAAATCACAAACCCGCCGGATGTCGTGGTGCTTGTATCCAATTAGGGTGAAAATTCCTTCCTACAGGCAACCGTGGCAAAACTGGGACCTCTCCCCCGTATTCTTGCGGATATCACAAAATCCatgagcagccccacacccacgcagcagcagctgaagcgtTTCACggagcacagctccagccccaacGTCGCTGGGAGTCTCTCCTCGGGACTTCAGAAGATAACTGAGGACCCCAGCGATGGGTACGTCCCTGCTGTGGGGTTGTTAAAGCTGTGAggagttggaatgagatgatcctCGAGGTCTCCTTCCAGcaaaaccattctgtggttctgagGGTTGGGGGCTTCATCACCTGAGCTATGGAATGGGGCCTCTCTCATGGGAATAGACCATCCCAGTAAGAGGTGCACAAGGTGGCACTGGGCACCTGGAGCTTTGGACTTACCCAGGACTCAACCACATCTCTGGGAGTCAATGACTTGAGCTGATAAAAAAACAGTTCTGTGATTTACTGCCAGCCTGAGTGTACGGTCAGCCATGGTGTTTCCTTTTCACCATCAGGCTGCTAATGGAAATACTGAGCTGTAGGTGAAACTTATTGCGTGTGGAACAGCAGAATTAGTCCCTCCTGTGCTTTGTGCAGCATTTCTCATGCTGTAACAGCTGTTTATCTGGAGCTGTGACATGGCAGAGCTGCCaaagggctcagctgctgcagtaCCTGAGCTGTCAGGTACAAGGGCCAGGTTGTCACATGCCCCCTGAGCTTACATCCAGCTCTGAAGGAGCtttcacacagctcctgctgaatTTTAAGACCTCCATAATACacagagtcatagaatcattacggttggaaaagccctctaaaagtatcaagtccaactgttagccctgcactgccaaggccaccactgaacCATGTCCTCGTGTGCCACATCCTAACACCTTccaaggatggtgactccagcactgcctgggcagcctGAGCCAGTGCTGACAATCCTTTGGGTGAAGAAATGTTTCCTGGTGTCCAATTTAAACCATCCCTGGCACAATTTGAGGTGATTTCCTTTTGTCCCATCTCTTGTTATGTAATGACAAAGGGTTAAATGGCATCTGAAGTGTTGCTAGAGACTGAAGTGATTAAGGGGGGGAGGATTTAGTGGGAATGGTTTAGATTTcacctgtaaaaaaaaaataaagatgaagGACTTCTTGAATCAAACACCATTCTCCAAGATAAGCGGTAATTAAGCAAGAGTGTGTTCTGACTTGCACACAAAGAGCTCATAAAAGGAAGTCTGGCTCCTTGAAGCTTTCAGTGGGGGGAGGTTAAGTGAGGTAGAAAGACTTCTCTGGGACAGATCTCTCGGGGTCTTGGCTGCTCAAAAATTAACCAAATTCCTTTCCACTCCACAGTGACATAAACAAGTTGAAGTCTCCAACCCAGGAAAATGTAGATGGACATTTTAGGGGCAAGACCTTACTGCTGGTTCAGCAGGCATCCACCCAGAGCATGACTTGCTCAGAGAAGGATGAGAAGGTAAGTGTCTTGCCCAACGGCCGCAGCATCTCCCTGATGGACCTGCAGGACCCCCACGCCGCTCACAGCGACAGCGCCTCCATGATGCACGACGTGCCTTTGCGCCTGGCGGGCAGCCAGCTCTCCGTCACCCAGGTGGCCACCATCAAGCAGCTGTGGGACACCCAGAGCACGCCCCAGAGCGCTCCCCAGGTGCGGAGGCCGCTGCACCCGGCCTGGAACCAGCAGGGCAGCCTGCGGCCCCTCTCCTTCCAAAACCCGGTGTACCAGCTGAACAACCCGAGCCCCCCCACGGCCAAGGCCTCTGTGGACTCGAGCCCGGAGAACCTGAGCACGGCCAGCTCCCGCAGCCGCAGCAACAGCGAGGACTTCAAGCCCAGCGGGCGCAGCAACAGCAGCCTGGAGGAGTCGGCCAAGCGCAGCTCGCAGAGCGAGGACTCGGCGCGGCGCCCCGAGCGGCACGTGCCCGTGGTGCTGCCGCggcagaacagcagcagccaggcgcAGATCCGCAAGATGGAGCAGGCCGTGCTGGGCACCAGGGCCAAGACGCTGCACACGCTGACGCACAGCCCCTCCCTGCGCAGCACCGGCAGCGTCTCGGGGGCCTCGGGGGCCCTGGGCGCCGAGCCCGTGCAGAACGGGAGCCGCTCCCGGCACCAGTCCTCGTCCTCCAGGGAAAGCCCCGTGCCCAAGGTGCGCGCCATCCAGCGGCAGCAAACGCAGCAGGTAAGGAagccctgcctccagcctcaGCTTTGGTGCTCAGCCCTTGGCCTCCAAAGCTTTCTTGACCTCTAAGCTGCATCAATAATAGCAGCACTTACACCGGTGGCCAATAGCAGCAAGTGTAAGGAATAATCGTGCTTGTCGCTCTCACAAGCTCAGCAAGCCACCTTatctgtgccactgggatgctttTGTACTAAATCCGAAGGAAAAAACAACTGTTTTCCATTTACTAAGGTAGCAGCAAACCTGCTGTAAGAAACAGAGCTGGAAAATTTCCCtgaatacaaaggaaaaaaaaaccaggagcagctttgtaGTGGTAGTTCAGATCGCCACGTGAGACTGTGTTTGCCCTGTGGTGCTAATttaaaagcagagctgcctTGAAACAGGGAAATGAACAAAGATAAAACATCACAGGATAACTGCTGCCAAAATAACAAATAAGCACAGTTGTCTAAAGTGTGGAGAAATCCATATTTCACCGTGATGAAACAATCTCTTGCTGTTCCTCAGAAAACTGCTGCTTTTTCATTAATCATCCCAAACTATGAATAATGcaaattttttttgtggaaagGAATGCTTATATCTACCAACTCCTAATGCACATTATCAGTTGCTCATAGGCAACTATAAATCAAGGTTTTCCTGTCAAAAAGCCAACATTcctttatctttaaaaaaaagtaataacaATCCTGTTGTGATTTGCTgtgtatgaaaatattttcctgcatTAGTTTAATTTTACAGAAGAAGTGAGTATTTCAATGCTACAGTGAAGGTGGAAAACATGATCTGCAGGTCAGAGCTCTTGCAGGGGGAAGGCTTTGGGCTGTGAGGTGAAGGTGGCAGAACAACCTCTGCTGTGCCCAAGGTTTTCTTGGTGTTCCCTGACAGCAGAGCTTTTTTGGCAAACTCCTGAATGTTACAGAAAAACCTGGGTGATACCTGGGAACCCAGGAGCAATCAGGGCTTCAAAACTACTTTGATACCTCAAGTTCATTGAAGTATGAGACCAGAAACACTGAATCACAAGCCAAAGCTTAGTATGCCAAGTTAGTAATACCCAAAGAAGTAATTGTTTGTTATTTgaagtgtgtgtgtttgtactCCCTGCAGTGTGTGTTTACAGTGGGGCATAGGGGCATGGCTAGgtgaggggttttttgtggaATTACACCAGACCTTGTG
The genomic region above belongs to Zonotrichia albicollis isolate bZonAlb1 chromosome 8, bZonAlb1.hap1, whole genome shotgun sequence and contains:
- the RASAL2 gene encoding ras GTPase-activating protein nGAP isoform X9, with the translated sequence MASLMRKMLMQAKTWSDVKGPPTHRLSCGQSPYTEMTTWERKYCILTDSQLVLLNREKEVPAEGIPEPQDASRGRCLRRTVSVPSEGQFPEYPAEGAAQLEVPAERSPRRRSISGTSTSEKTNSMDVPNTSPFRVPGFFSKRLKGSIKRTKSQSKLDRNISFRLPSPNSSEDRPRELPKLKESRSHESLLNQASTIETLDFAAEEAVFVKPLHNSILGRDFCFEVTYSKGSKCFSCSSAAERDWWMENIRRLSQPMKDNCRRAENVLRLWIIEAKDLTPKKKYFCELCLDDTLFARTTSKAKADNIFWGEHFEFYSLPHIQSITVHIYKDVEKKKKKDKNNYVGLVNIPTASVSGRQFVEKWYPVSTPTASKGKAGGPSIRIKSRYQTITILPMEQYKEFGEYVTSNYALLCSVLEPVISVKNKEEMASALVHILQSTGRAKDFLTDLVMAEVDRCAEHDVLIFRENTLATKAIEEYLKLVGQKYLQDALGEFIKAVYESDENCEADPSRCSQSELADHQCNLKMCCELVFCKIINSYCVFPRELKEVFASWKQQCLNRGKQDISERLISASLFLRFLCPAIMSPSLFNLMQEYPDDQTSRTLTLIAKVIQNLANFAKFGIKEEYMAFMNEFLEHEWGGMQRFLRELSNPDTISNMPGYDGYIDLGKELSVLHSLLWEVVSQLDKGENSFLQATVAKLGPLPRILADITKSMSSPTPTQQQLKRFTEHSSSPNVAGSLSSGLQKITEDPSDGDINKLKSPTQENVDGHFRGKTLLLVQQASTQSMTCSEKDEKVSVLPNGRSISLMDLQDPHAAHSDSASMMHDVPLRLAGSQLSVTQVATIKQLWDTQSTPQSAPQVRRPLHPAWNQQGSLRPLSFQNPVYQLNNPSPPTAKASVDSSPENLSTASSRSRSNSEDFKPSGRSNSSLEESAKRSSQSEDSARRPERHVPVVLPRQNSSSQAQIRKMEQAVLGTRAKTLHTLTHSPSLRSTGSVSGASGALGAEPVQNGSRSRHQSSSSRESPVPKVRAIQRQQTQQVQSPVDSATLSPVERTAAWVFNNGQYEDTKKDTTQSLDEVKHAEKYEQEIAKLKERLRVSSRRLEEYERRLLVQEQQMQKLLTDYKSRLEDSEDRLRRQQEEKDSQMKSIISRLMAVEEELKKDHAEMQAVIDAKQKIIDAQVINGDEIIPTGEADRVPGLGQHAPDECPDAGKGALHHARPEWQPSQAFHHGEW